In Piliocolobus tephrosceles isolate RC106 chromosome 10, ASM277652v3, whole genome shotgun sequence, a single window of DNA contains:
- the EIF2B1 gene encoding translation initiation factor eIF-2B subunit alpha isoform X2, giving the protein MDDKGETIQGLRANLTSAIETLCGVDSSVAVSSGGELFLRFISLTSLEYSDYSKCKKIMIERGELFLRRISLSRNKIADLCHTFIKDGATILTHAYSRVVLRVLEAAVAAKKRFSVYVTESQPDLSGKKMAKALCHLNVPVTVVLDAAVGYIMEKADLVIVGAEGVVENGGIINKIGTNQMAVCAKAQNKPFYAVAESFKFVRLFPLNQQDVPDKFKYKADTLKVAQTGQDLKEEHPWVDYTAPSLITLLFTDLGVLTPSAVSDELIKLYL; this is encoded by the exons ATGGACGACAAGG GGGAGACAATCCAGGGCCTGAGGGCGAATCTCACCAGTGCCATAGAAACTCTGTGTGGTGTGGACTCCTCCGTGGCAGTGTCCTCTGGCGGGGAGCTCTTCCTCCGCTTCATCAGCCTTACCTCCCTGGAATACTCC GATTACTCCAAATGTAAAAAGATCATGATTGAGCGGGGAGAACTTTTTCTCAGAAGAATATCACTGTCAAGAAACAAAATTGCAGATCTGTGCCATACTTTCATCAAAGATGGAGCG ACAATATTGACTCACGCCTACTCCAGAGTGGTCCTGAGAGTCCTGGAAGCAGCCGTGGCGGCCAAGAAGCGATTTAGTGTATACGTCACAGAGTCACAGCCTGATTTGTCAGG TAAGAAAATGGCTAAAGCCCTCTGCCACCTCAACGTCCCTGTCACTGTGGTGCTAGATGCTGCTGTCGG ctACATCATGGAGAAGGCAGATCTTGTCATAGTTGGTGCCGAAGGAGTTGTTGAAAACGGAGGAATTATTAACAAG ATTGGAACCAACCAGATGGCTGTGTGTGCCAAAGCACAGAATAAACCTTTCTATGCGGTTGCAGAAAGTTTCAAGTTTGTCCGACTCTTTCCACTAAACCAGCAAGACGTCCCAGATAAGTTTAAG TATAAGGCAGATACTCTCAAGGTCGCACAGACTGGACAAGACCTCAAAGAGGAGCATCCGTGGGTCGACTACACTGCCCCTTCCTTAATCACTCTGCTGTTTACAGACCTGGGCGTGCTGACACCCTCAGCAGTCAGCGATGAGCTCATCAAGCTCTACTTATAA
- the EIF2B1 gene encoding translation initiation factor eIF-2B subunit alpha isoform X1, protein MDDKELIEYFKSQMKEDPDMASAVAAIRTLLEFLKRDKGETIQGLRANLTSAIETLCGVDSSVAVSSGGELFLRFISLTSLEYSDYSKCKKIMIERGELFLRRISLSRNKIADLCHTFIKDGATILTHAYSRVVLRVLEAAVAAKKRFSVYVTESQPDLSGKKMAKALCHLNVPVTVVLDAAVGYIMEKADLVIVGAEGVVENGGIINKIGTNQMAVCAKAQNKPFYAVAESFKFVRLFPLNQQDVPDKFKYKADTLKVAQTGQDLKEEHPWVDYTAPSLITLLFTDLGVLTPSAVSDELIKLYL, encoded by the exons ATGGACGACAAGG AGTTAATTGAATACTTTAAGTCTCAGATGAAAGAAGATCCTGACATGGCCTCAGCAGTGGCTGCCATCCGGACGTTGTTGGAGTTCTTGAAGCGAGATAAAG GGGAGACAATCCAGGGCCTGAGGGCGAATCTCACCAGTGCCATAGAAACTCTGTGTGGTGTGGACTCCTCCGTGGCAGTGTCCTCTGGCGGGGAGCTCTTCCTCCGCTTCATCAGCCTTACCTCCCTGGAATACTCC GATTACTCCAAATGTAAAAAGATCATGATTGAGCGGGGAGAACTTTTTCTCAGAAGAATATCACTGTCAAGAAACAAAATTGCAGATCTGTGCCATACTTTCATCAAAGATGGAGCG ACAATATTGACTCACGCCTACTCCAGAGTGGTCCTGAGAGTCCTGGAAGCAGCCGTGGCGGCCAAGAAGCGATTTAGTGTATACGTCACAGAGTCACAGCCTGATTTGTCAGG TAAGAAAATGGCTAAAGCCCTCTGCCACCTCAACGTCCCTGTCACTGTGGTGCTAGATGCTGCTGTCGG ctACATCATGGAGAAGGCAGATCTTGTCATAGTTGGTGCCGAAGGAGTTGTTGAAAACGGAGGAATTATTAACAAG ATTGGAACCAACCAGATGGCTGTGTGTGCCAAAGCACAGAATAAACCTTTCTATGCGGTTGCAGAAAGTTTCAAGTTTGTCCGACTCTTTCCACTAAACCAGCAAGACGTCCCAGATAAGTTTAAG TATAAGGCAGATACTCTCAAGGTCGCACAGACTGGACAAGACCTCAAAGAGGAGCATCCGTGGGTCGACTACACTGCCCCTTCCTTAATCACTCTGCTGTTTACAGACCTGGGCGTGCTGACACCCTCAGCAGTCAGCGATGAGCTCATCAAGCTCTACTTATAA